Proteins encoded in a region of the Vicia villosa cultivar HV-30 ecotype Madison, WI linkage group LG5, Vvil1.0, whole genome shotgun sequence genome:
- the LOC131604592 gene encoding uncharacterized protein LOC131604592 — MGRRFRGPLKKAKEVEIPEEAEQDEGASGKTDQKSNNGSVKQDEEEEEYYYEEEYPEDKYRQLEERMKAVEIQKVSGIDFEELRLISGVVIPPKFKTPTFAKYDGVSCPKLHLKSYSMSMGPRESFKEYVQKWRDLAGIVQPPLADTELVDMFMGTLTGPFYSYLLGSSSAGFTDLILTGERVKSGIRSGKIQMATSSGVTKKPYSGRTEANVVHGKKVRNKNDNSQSVGAVLISTPTPRPNQQQGYQRRQDAPRRNFTKINMPLSQALQYLLKASLITVRDPPRTTNTTAPETSNVITAPMPKHDKAVNVVDQDSYVTDVMSLTTPLPVIKKKLLQAGLFPGCVEDCYYRSSQSNGCVMLKTGIQRLMDNRTILFERMPSVENLCEDLAQNLKFKDVSVISKTPVRIPTKGPRRITSEPKVAPLIITKPGPIPYSSDKAVPWSYGNDVYIHGAGKGTIAGTSSDTS, encoded by the exons atgggaagaagattccgaggccctctcaaaaaggccaAAGAAGTCGAGATCCCAGAAGAGGCTGAACAAGATGAAGGTGCTAGTGGCAAGACCGATCAAAAGAGCAACAATGGTTCTGTCAAGCAagacgaagaagaggaagagtacTACTATGAGGAAGAGTATCCAGAGGATAAGTACAGACAGTTGGAGGAACGGATGAAGGCTGTGGAAATCCAAAAGGTGTCAGGGATAGACTTTGAGGAATTAAGGCTCATCTCAGGAGTCgtgatccctccaaagttcaagactccgacctttgcaaagtatgacgGAGTCTCTTGTCCCAAACTGCACCTaaaatcatat AGTATGTCCATGGGTCCGAGAGAAAGTTTTAAGGAGTATGTGCAGAAGTGGAGGGATTTAGCTGGCATAGTTCAACCTCCTCTGGCTGACACAGAGCTAGTAGATATGTTCATGGGTACTTTGACTGGTCCATTTTATAGTTATTTGCTAGGAAGCTCATCAGCTGGTTTTACTGActtgatattgactggagaacgtgtcaaAAGTGGCATTCGAAGCGGGAAAATTCAGATGGCAACTTCTTCTGGTGTTACAAAGAAGCCCTATAGTGGAAGAACTGAAGCTAATGTTGTACACGGTAAGAAGGTTCGCAATAAAAATGATAATAGCCAGTCTGTTGGAGCCGTCCTAATCTCTACACCAACACCTCGACCAAATCAACAGCAGGGATACCAGCGTAGACAAGATGCGCCTAGAAggaatttcaccaaaatcaacatgccactATCCCAAGCATTACAATACCTATTAAAGGCGAGTTTGATCACTGTGAGGGACCCTCCGAGGACCACTAATACTACTGCTCCTG aaacttcCAATGttatcactgctcctatgccgaagcatgacaaaGCAGTCAATGTTGTTGACCAGGATTCTTATGTTACTGACGTAATGAGCCTGACTACTCCGCTCCCAGTTATCAAGAAAAAGTTGTTGCAAGCCGGTTTATTTCCGGGTTGTGTTGAAGACTGTTACTACCGCTCGTCTCAATCAAATGGTTGCGTAATGTTGAAGACTGGCATTCAACGCTTGATGGATAATAGAACGATCTTGTTTGAAAGGATGCCTTCTGTGGAAAATTTGTGTGAAGATCTAGCTCAGAATTTGAAATTCAAAGATGTGTCTGTGATCTCTAAGACTCCTGTAAGGATTCCTACCAAGGGCCCCAGAAGGATCACTTCTGAGCCCAAAGTAGCCCCCTTGATCATTACCAAACCTGGTCCAATCCCGTACTCCTCCGACAAGGCTGTCCCCTGGAGCTATGGCAATGATGTGTACATCCATGGTGCGGGGAAAGGGACCATTGCTGGAACCAGTTCAGACACCAGTTAA
- the LOC131604591 gene encoding uncharacterized protein LOC131604591, translating into MEEFSEMLHIPIENQLPFTGLENIPKPEVIAAALHLKKSEIESNWETRSGVKGFLAKFLIDKARLFSDSMSYHVFEDILALLIYGLVLFPNPDQFIDVHAIKIFLTRNPMPTLLGYILHSLHTCTMKKRVTLMCCIPLLSRWFISHLPRSVMRNDQVQKWHRRIMSLSHSDIRWCSLSKENVIIIDRCGQYPNVPLLGIRGGITYNPLLALRQFGYARRDGIHHMLIQGVVFNYEDDPQGHRQKFIRAWDMVNRIDSKSLGQKNSIPLEAYLIWVRTRAQRFVMPYPHVRPVIVEPEYEEDVPQVIFHPDMPTDLEELKRSWI; encoded by the coding sequence ATGGAGGAATTTTCTGAGATGCTTCACATCCCTATTGAAAATCAGCTACCATTCACTGGTTTGGAGAATATTCCGAAGCCTGAAGTCATTGCCGCTGCTTTACATCTAAAGAAGTCCGAAATTGAGAGTAATTGGGAGACAaggagtggagtcaagggtttccttgctaagttcttaattgATAAGGCTCGATTATTCTCGGATTCCATGAGTTATCATGTTTTCGAAGACATATTGgctttgctcatctatggtttggtgttgtttCCAAATCCTGACCAATTCATAGACGTGCACGCCATCAAGATATTTTTGACTCGCAATCCtatgcctactttgcttggataTATTCTACACTCACTTCACACTTGTACAATGAAGAAGCGAGTAACTCTCATGTGTTGTATACCTCTGCTgtctaggtggtttatttcgcaccttcctcGATCGGTAATGAGGAATGACCAAGTCCAGAAGTGGCATCGGAGAATAATGTCGCTTTCTCATTCCGATATTCGTTGGTGTTCTCTGTCCAAGGAAAATGTTATTATCatcgaccgttgtggacaataccctaatgtgccactccttggcataaGGGGGGGTATTACTTATAATCCCTTGTTGGCTCTACGTCagtttggttacgctcgaagagatggtaTTCATCATATGCTTATACAAGGCGTTGTGTTCAACTATGAAGATGATCCTCAAGGTCACCGTCAGAAGTTTATACGTGCTTGGGACATGGTGAATAGGATTGACAGCAAGAGTTTGGGGCAAAAGAACTCCATTCCTTTAGAGGCTTACCTCAtatgggtgcgcactcgtgctcaacgttttgtcatgccatatccACATGTCAGACCTGTGATTGTGGAGCCCGAATACGAAGAAGATGTTCCTCAGGTTATTTTTCATCCAGACATGCCTACCGATCTTGAGGAACTGAAGAGATCTTGGATCTAG